One Bombilactobacillus folatiphilus genomic window, CAAGACACTGGCGATTTGATTTCCCGTCATTAATCGATAATTACCATCAGGTTGACGAACTGCAGCCCCTAAGCGATCAGCGTCTGGATCCGTCGCAATTAAGACATCGGCCTGAAGTTGCTTACCATCATGAATTGCCAGATTAAAGGTTTCAGGGAATTCAGGATTGGGAAACTCAACAGTTGCAAACTCAGGATCCAAAATTGCCTGCTCACTGACTAATTGCATATTGTGCAAACCGGCTTGTTCAAACACCCGACCAGCCAACATTTTGCCTGTCCCGTGCAATGGTGTATAGATAAATTTCATATCTGCAAAATCTGCTAGTAATTGTCGATCTAATGAAACAGATTTAATTTCTTTCAGGTAAGCCCGATCAACATCTTCACCCACCATCGTAAGCAATTTTTGTTGACGTAATGCGTGCAAATCTGCCACTTCAATTGCAAACAAATCCGCAACTTGCCGAACATAATCCGTAATCAAATCTGATTCCTTCGGCGGCATCTGCCCACCATCAGGACCATAAATTTTGAAACCATTATAAGGGGCCGGATTGTGACTAGCCGTAATCATAATACCCGCATAAGTTTGAAGATGTCGGACGGCAAATGATAACTCAGGCGTTGGTCGCAAACTATCAAACAAAAAGACTGGGATTTGATGCTGCCCCAAAACACGTGCAGACTCTTGTGCAAATTTCGCTGAATGATAACGCGAATCAAAACTAATCACTACCCCACGTTTCTTCAAATTCGGTGCTAATGTATCCATAAATTGAGCCAAACCTGCTGCAGCTTGGCGAACAGTATATAAATTCATCCGATTAATGCCCGGTCCCATTAAACCACGCATTCCCGCGGTACCAAATTCCAAAGGTGCATAAAAAGCATCTTCCAAAACTTGATCGTCCGAAGCAATCTGGGTTAACTGCTGTTTTAAAGTTGGATCTAACGCTGTATAATTTGCCCAAACTTGATAATTGTCCTGCCAACTCATCGCATGAACCTCCACTTATTTACTCTAGCAACTTTTAATCAATCATATTATACCGTTTCCACGAAAAAAAGACTAACCTTGATGAGGATAGTCTTTAATCAGTCAACGTTTGTAAATAATCATAGGCGTGTTGGCCAGCCAAACCACCGTCCCCCACCGCTGTGGTAATTTGCCGTAAATCTTTCTTTCGAACATCACCAACGGCAAAAATTCCCGGCACCGGTGTTTGCATTCGTTCATCTGTAATGATCCAACCTGCGTCATCCAAAATTGGTAAATCTCGGAACATTTCGGTGTTAGGCTGAATACCGACATAAATAAAGACACCTGAAGCAGCAATTTGCTTTTGTTCGCCACTAACTTTATCACGATATTGCACGCCTGTAACTTTGTTATCCTCACCACTGATAGCTTGAACGTCAGCATTCCAAATGAAATTAATTTTATCATTCGCAAAAGCACGCTTTTGTAAAATTGGTTGAGCTCGTAACTGATCCCGCCGATGAATAATCGTCACCGACTTCGCTAACTGCGTTAAATAGACCCCTTCTTCAACCGCCGAATCACCGCCACCAATGACGACAACATCTTCACCCTTAAAAAAGGCTCCATCACAAACAGCACAATAAGACACACCCTTCCCAGAATATTCATTTTCGCCCGGCACACCAATTTTTTTATATTCTGAGCCTGTGGCAATCACAATAGTACCTGCTTTAAACTCTTCATCACTAGTTTTCACCAATTTATAAGTTTGATGATCTTCAATGGCCGTCACTGTACCATATTGATACTGTGCCCCAAATTGCGTCGCAGAATGATACATTTT contains:
- a CDS encoding phospho-sugar mutase, whose amino-acid sequence is MSWQDNYQVWANYTALDPTLKQQLTQIASDDQVLEDAFYAPLEFGTAGMRGLMGPGINRMNLYTVRQAAAGLAQFMDTLAPNLKKRGVVISFDSRYHSAKFAQESARVLGQHQIPVFLFDSLRPTPELSFAVRHLQTYAGIMITASHNPAPYNGFKIYGPDGGQMPPKESDLITDYVRQVADLFAIEVADLHALRQQKLLTMVGEDVDRAYLKEIKSVSLDRQLLADFADMKFIYTPLHGTGKMLAGRVFEQAGLHNMQLVSEQAILDPEFATVEFPNPEFPETFNLAIHDGKQLQADVLIATDPDADRLGAAVRQPDGNYRLMTGNQIASVLLEYILRTKQNQHCLPANAAVVKSIVSTELATKIAEHYGVEMINVLTGFKFIAEQIQHFQDTGEHTFLFGFEESYGYLIQPFVRDKDALQASLLLAEVAAFYKSQQMTLYDGLQAVYQKYGYFKEKTISKTFTGVDGSAKMQSLMQHFRTDDWQEINGVSVVSVQDFLSGEQQNSDGTKTKLTLPQADVLKFILADGTWIAIRPSGTEPKIKNYIGTSATSEKAAWDQVDAYTQVIDSWY
- the trxB gene encoding thioredoxin-disulfide reductase, whose amino-acid sequence is MQEYDVIIIGAGPGGLTAALYASRANLQVLILDRGIYGGQMNNTAEVENYPGFDSILGPDLSEKMYHSATQFGAQYQYGTVTAIEDHQTYKLVKTSDEEFKAGTIVIATGSEYKKIGVPGENEYSGKGVSYCAVCDGAFFKGEDVVVIGGGDSAVEEGVYLTQLAKSVTIIHRRDQLRAQPILQKRAFANDKINFIWNADVQAISGEDNKVTGVQYRDKVSGEQKQIAASGVFIYVGIQPNTEMFRDLPILDDAGWIITDERMQTPVPGIFAVGDVRKKDLRQITTAVGDGGLAGQHAYDYLQTLTD